Proteins encoded in a region of the Isosphaeraceae bacterium EP7 genome:
- a CDS encoding aldo/keto reductase — translation MRYRTLGRTGWPVSEIGYGMWGMGGWTGSDDGESLASLRLAVARGCTFFDTAWGYGAGHSESLLGAIVREYPHRDLVVATKLPPKNFIWPSRREFTLDDCFPPEHIREYAEKSLANLGLPHIDLLQFHVWEDAWAKDDRWQRAMDDLKRQGIIRAVGISVNRWEPENVLESIKTGHVDAVQVIYNIFDQAPEDDLFPLCREMNVAVLARVPFDEGTLTGTLTRETTWPEGDWRNTYFVPENLNASVDHAEALRPLIPPGMTMPELALRWILANPAVSTIIPGMRKPRHVEANTAVSDGLPLDPDLVERLKAHRWDRSPTAWSQ, via the coding sequence ATGCGGTATCGGACGCTGGGTCGGACGGGCTGGCCGGTCTCGGAAATTGGTTACGGGATGTGGGGGATGGGGGGCTGGACGGGCTCCGACGACGGGGAATCGCTGGCCTCGTTGCGGCTCGCCGTGGCCCGCGGCTGCACCTTCTTCGACACCGCATGGGGCTACGGGGCCGGGCACAGCGAGTCGCTGCTCGGCGCGATCGTCCGCGAGTATCCCCACCGGGATCTGGTCGTCGCGACGAAGCTCCCGCCCAAGAATTTCATCTGGCCGTCGAGGCGTGAGTTCACCCTCGATGATTGCTTCCCGCCCGAACATATCCGCGAATATGCCGAGAAGAGCCTGGCCAATCTCGGCCTGCCGCACATCGACCTGCTCCAGTTCCACGTCTGGGAAGACGCCTGGGCCAAGGACGACCGCTGGCAGCGCGCCATGGACGACCTGAAGCGGCAGGGGATCATCCGGGCCGTCGGCATCAGCGTGAACCGCTGGGAGCCGGAGAATGTGCTGGAGTCGATCAAGACCGGGCACGTCGACGCCGTGCAGGTGATCTACAACATCTTCGACCAGGCCCCCGAAGACGACCTCTTCCCGCTCTGTCGGGAAATGAACGTCGCCGTGCTGGCACGGGTGCCGTTCGACGAGGGAACTCTCACCGGGACCCTGACCAGGGAGACGACCTGGCCCGAAGGGGATTGGCGGAACACCTATTTCGTCCCCGAGAATCTCAACGCAAGTGTCGACCACGCCGAGGCCCTCAGGCCGCTCATCCCGCCGGGGATGACGATGCCCGAGCTGGCCCTGCGCTGGATCCTGGCCAACCCGGCGGTCTCGACGATCATCCCGGGGATGCGCAAGCCCAGGCATGTCGAGGCGAACACGGCGGTTAGCGACGGCCTCCCGCTCGACCCCGACCTGGTCGAGCGTCTCAAGGCGCATCGGTGGGATCGTTCACCGACGGCCTGGTCTCAATGA
- a CDS encoding M28 family peptidase — translation MRLLFPIGLAALLGFSAAAPATADEPPGLEAALAHIGEDSLKGHVSFLASDLLEGRDTPSRGLDLAALYIASQFRAAGLQPLGDDGYFQTAKWVLSKSDPDAFRLQIDLAGKAFTIPVEGVSLNAPSTGPGIQLDGVGLFKVDATDAETLSKVTEEQVGGKVVVTKLADPRSIPQANRGAAFRAQRAFIERLGELKAVAVLSLDSASPIGSGVGPGRLIDPEATRQAPIQLAVNRPTMIALHEPAAVAALEALPVGPIDARLSLSVAPSTDRPAIVRNVIGMLKGSDPELASTYVMVTAHYDHLGTGTAVDGDRIFNGANDDASGTASVVEIAGALATLKERPKRSIVFMTFFGEEKGLLGSRYYAKHPAVPLAGTVADINLEHVGRTDDLEGPTEGKASMTGFDFSDLGTIFQAAGKAEQIEVTKHPKNSDLFFSRSDNQALADLGIPAHSLCTAFLFPDYHALGDHWEKLNYPNMVKVDRLVARALVSIADNPEAPRWNAENPKAKAYLDAWQTLHPSK, via the coding sequence ATGCGCCTGCTGTTTCCAATCGGACTGGCCGCCCTGCTGGGGTTCTCGGCCGCGGCGCCCGCGACGGCCGACGAGCCGCCGGGCCTGGAGGCGGCCCTGGCGCACATCGGCGAGGACTCGCTGAAGGGGCACGTCTCATTCCTGGCGTCGGATCTCCTGGAAGGGCGAGATACCCCCTCGCGGGGGCTCGACCTGGCGGCCCTGTACATCGCCTCGCAATTTCGCGCGGCCGGGTTGCAACCGCTGGGCGACGACGGCTATTTCCAGACCGCGAAATGGGTCCTGTCGAAGTCGGACCCCGACGCATTCAGGCTGCAAATTGACCTGGCCGGCAAGGCGTTCACCATCCCCGTGGAGGGGGTCAGCCTGAACGCACCGTCGACTGGGCCGGGAATCCAGCTGGACGGAGTTGGCTTATTCAAGGTGGATGCCACTGACGCAGAAACGCTGTCGAAGGTGACGGAGGAGCAGGTCGGGGGCAAGGTCGTCGTCACCAAGCTTGCCGATCCTCGATCGATCCCGCAGGCGAATCGAGGCGCCGCGTTCCGGGCGCAGCGGGCATTCATCGAGCGGTTGGGGGAGTTGAAGGCCGTCGCGGTGCTGAGCCTGGACTCAGCCTCGCCGATCGGCAGCGGAGTCGGCCCCGGCCGGCTGATCGACCCCGAGGCGACCAGGCAGGCGCCGATCCAGCTCGCCGTGAACCGGCCGACGATGATCGCCCTGCACGAGCCGGCTGCCGTCGCCGCGCTCGAGGCCCTTCCCGTCGGCCCGATCGACGCCAGGCTCTCGCTGAGCGTGGCCCCCTCGACGGATCGGCCGGCGATCGTGCGGAACGTCATCGGCATGCTCAAGGGGTCCGACCCCGAGTTGGCCAGCACGTATGTCATGGTGACGGCGCATTATGACCACCTCGGGACCGGGACAGCGGTCGACGGCGACCGGATCTTCAACGGGGCGAATGACGACGCCAGCGGCACGGCTTCGGTGGTGGAGATCGCCGGGGCCCTGGCCACGTTGAAGGAACGGCCGAAGCGGAGCATCGTCTTCATGACGTTCTTCGGCGAGGAGAAAGGGCTGCTCGGCTCGCGCTATTACGCCAAACATCCGGCAGTGCCGCTGGCCGGGACGGTGGCCGACATCAATCTGGAGCACGTCGGCCGGACCGACGACCTGGAAGGCCCGACCGAGGGCAAGGCATCGATGACCGGATTTGACTTCTCGGACCTGGGCACGATCTTCCAGGCGGCGGGCAAGGCCGAGCAGATCGAGGTCACCAAGCATCCGAAGAACAGCGACCTGTTCTTCTCCAGGAGCGACAACCAGGCCCTGGCCGACCTGGGCATCCCCGCGCACTCGCTCTGCACGGCCTTCCTCTTTCCCGACTACCACGCCCTGGGCGACCACTGGGAGAAGCTGAATTACCCCAATATGGTGAAGGTCGACCGCCTGGTGGCGCGTGCCCTGGTGAGCATCGCCGACAACCCCGAAGCTCCGCGGTGGAACGCCGAGAACCCCAAGGCAAAGGCCTATCTGGACGCCTGGCAGACGCTTCACCCGTCGAAGTGA
- a CDS encoding TPM domain-containing protein — protein sequence MNALSRRLAYPALALALAATIPASAATIRDGANMFGADALREANKILEKAERDNNIPITVETVETINGRNIETVLPERARSEGIRGFYILIAKKEAKVEVGASSEYSKAVTRPHRLATRDAIVAQFKARDFDAGLIDGSKVAARELSEAKATARTTAPVPAGRGNRNAPVPRQGGGLPSWLPIVLLLVGGFLAFRLIKSLFGGGQSAGGYMRPGPGGMGGPAQGPGYGGGYGGGGGGGMFGNIMGSIGGAMAGNWIYDQMSGRRSQGADYGGSTPIDSGPAEAGPDWSTSGDGGGDWGGGGGDGGGDWGGGGGGGDWGGGGGDGGGSW from the coding sequence ATGAACGCGTTGAGCCGACGGCTGGCATACCCCGCGCTGGCCCTGGCGCTCGCCGCGACGATCCCGGCATCCGCCGCGACGATCCGCGACGGCGCCAATATGTTCGGGGCCGACGCCCTGCGCGAAGCCAACAAGATCCTCGAGAAAGCCGAGCGCGACAACAATATCCCGATCACCGTCGAGACGGTGGAAACGATCAACGGCCGGAACATCGAGACGGTCCTCCCCGAGCGGGCCCGCTCCGAGGGGATCAGGGGTTTTTACATCCTCATCGCCAAAAAGGAGGCCAAGGTCGAGGTGGGCGCCTCCAGCGAGTACAGCAAGGCGGTCACCCGACCGCACCGTCTGGCCACCCGAGATGCGATCGTCGCCCAGTTCAAGGCCCGCGACTTTGATGCCGGCCTGATCGATGGGTCGAAGGTCGCCGCACGCGAGCTGTCCGAGGCCAAGGCGACGGCACGAACCACGGCCCCCGTCCCGGCCGGCCGCGGAAATCGCAATGCGCCGGTGCCGAGGCAAGGTGGCGGCCTTCCGTCATGGCTGCCGATCGTCCTGCTCCTCGTCGGCGGCTTCCTGGCCTTCCGCTTGATCAAGTCGCTCTTCGGCGGCGGTCAATCCGCGGGCGGCTACATGAGGCCCGGCCCCGGAGGAATGGGCGGCCCGGCTCAGGGTCCTGGCTATGGCGGCGGTTATGGCGGCGGCGGTGGCGGCGGGATGTTCGGCAACATCATGGGCAGCATCGGCGGGGCCATGGCCGGCAACTGGATCTACGACCAGATGAGCGGCCGACGCAGCCAGGGCGCCGACTACGGCGGATCCACACCGATCGACTCAGGCCCCGCGGAAGCCGGCCCTGACTGGTCGACCTCCGGAGACGGAGGCGGCGATTGGGGCGGCGGAGGCGGTGATGGCGGCGGCGATTGGGGCGGCGGCGGCGGTGGTGGCGACTGGGGCGGCGGTGGTGGCGACGGCGGCGGAAGCTGGTAA
- a CDS encoding DUF4149 domain-containing protein produces MTAPVLLKLFESLYLLALTSWVGSILFLSFGVAPIIFKVLDAQSASKFVRALFPRYYAWGAISAAIAVPAYIAVPLSFPEMRGPLVAVQALLLVFGALLMLYCGNALTPEINEARDAGPARDARFKALHRRSVRLNGLAMVIGVGLLVAFAVRSAPTTTGLVELPPSERTEYDADTLQFMNDVVAEIGQGEMGPSASKTAAFARSPLKAEAKQELWEMLAAQRRRNAVEIGEMLGETKAPVLPGPAAPR; encoded by the coding sequence GTGACCGCCCCGGTTTTGCTGAAGCTGTTCGAGAGCCTGTATCTGCTCGCGTTGACGAGTTGGGTCGGGAGCATCTTGTTCCTCTCGTTCGGGGTCGCCCCGATCATCTTCAAGGTGCTCGACGCGCAGTCGGCCTCCAAATTTGTTCGGGCACTGTTCCCTCGATATTACGCCTGGGGGGCGATCTCGGCGGCCATCGCGGTGCCGGCGTACATCGCCGTGCCGCTGAGCTTCCCTGAGATGAGGGGCCCCTTGGTCGCGGTGCAGGCGCTGCTGCTCGTCTTCGGCGCGCTCCTCATGTTGTATTGCGGCAACGCCCTGACTCCGGAAATCAACGAGGCCCGCGACGCCGGGCCCGCCCGGGACGCTCGGTTCAAGGCCCTGCACCGGCGATCGGTCCGGCTCAACGGCCTGGCGATGGTCATCGGGGTCGGGTTGCTCGTCGCCTTCGCCGTCAGGTCTGCCCCGACGACGACGGGGCTGGTCGAGCTGCCTCCGAGCGAACGCACCGAGTATGACGCCGACACACTCCAGTTTATGAACGACGTGGTCGCCGAGATCGGCCAGGGCGAGATGGGCCCGTCCGCCTCCAAGACCGCCGCATTCGCACGATCTCCGCTGAAGGCCGAGGCCAAGCAAGAACTCTGGGAGATGCTGGCGGCGCAGCGGCGGCGCAACGCAGTCGAGATTGGCGAGATGCTCGGCGAGACCAAGGCTCCGGTCTTGCCGGGTCCGGCCGCCCCTAGGTGA
- a CDS encoding DHH family phosphoesterase, with protein sequence MDVEVGPSADVTVERRHRSERFLSTISRFGRIVLASHVNPDPDALASMLGIRALVEQRQPGKEIILTVEGMIARAENQAMVDLIPIEMVPVESVEIDQETALVMVDTQPRTGRRASEASTPTAVLDHHDTGGVLEGVEFVDLRPHLGATSTMVTGYLLEQGVSVGPRLATALLYGIDSEIEGFPREAGPLDDGALVWLFPRADKDLLAQIRHPKLPQSHFATFQHGLSNAFLYRDVIVSWLGPVTQPDIVAEMADFFIRFDQVNWALTVGRFGDILKLSLRVDHLGAHSGDVLREVVAGIGTAGGHDKRAGGAVPLPKADSATVDVYLTLIRRRLLERLKVEERQGRHLVEACPTIAAP encoded by the coding sequence ATGGACGTCGAGGTCGGCCCCAGTGCAGACGTCACCGTCGAGCGGCGTCATCGCTCCGAGCGGTTCCTGTCGACGATCTCGCGGTTCGGCCGCATCGTGCTGGCATCGCACGTCAACCCCGACCCCGATGCCCTTGCCAGCATGCTTGGTATCCGCGCCTTGGTCGAGCAGCGGCAACCCGGCAAGGAGATCATCCTGACCGTCGAGGGGATGATCGCGCGGGCCGAAAACCAGGCGATGGTCGACCTGATCCCGATCGAGATGGTCCCGGTCGAGTCCGTGGAGATCGACCAGGAGACGGCCCTGGTCATGGTCGACACCCAGCCCAGAACCGGCCGGCGCGCCAGCGAGGCCTCCACGCCAACGGCCGTCCTCGACCACCACGACACCGGCGGAGTCCTCGAAGGGGTCGAATTCGTCGACTTGCGCCCCCATCTGGGCGCGACCAGCACGATGGTCACCGGCTACCTGCTGGAGCAGGGTGTGAGCGTCGGGCCCAGGCTGGCCACAGCGCTGCTCTACGGCATCGATAGCGAGATCGAAGGCTTTCCCCGCGAGGCCGGGCCGCTCGACGATGGGGCGCTCGTCTGGCTCTTCCCGCGTGCGGACAAGGACCTCCTCGCCCAGATCCGCCATCCCAAGCTGCCGCAGAGCCACTTCGCGACCTTCCAGCACGGCCTTTCCAACGCCTTCCTGTACCGCGACGTGATCGTGAGCTGGCTTGGCCCGGTCACCCAGCCCGACATCGTGGCCGAGATGGCCGATTTCTTCATCCGCTTCGACCAGGTGAACTGGGCCCTGACCGTGGGCCGGTTCGGCGACATCTTGAAGCTGTCGCTCCGTGTCGACCACCTGGGCGCCCATTCCGGGGACGTCTTGCGCGAGGTCGTCGCGGGCATCGGCACCGCGGGCGGCCATGACAAGCGTGCCGGTGGCGCCGTGCCGCTACCCAAGGCCGACTCGGCGACCGTGGACGTCTACCTGACGCTGATCCGTCGCCGGCTCCTGGAACGCCTGAAGGTCGAGGAGCGCCAGGGTCGCCACCTCGTCGAAGCCTGCCCCACCATCGCGGCCCCTTGA